In the Phaseolus vulgaris cultivar G19833 chromosome 7, P. vulgaris v2.0, whole genome shotgun sequence genome, one interval contains:
- the LOC137828109 gene encoding transcription factor bHLH84-like, translating into MDPTDQISEEWSSLSGFCTAEEADFMSQLLGNCSLPENLSGNFHLGIPSATWPGHESTIVTVTSINESPYYPTTADNSNSSYLCFSQGSSSTSDSSNIFPTTSGNKHCLNDPVANIGYMSMGFAKFSPYNVQGSHNQQMNENTDQDLGLEVIADKNSLDHQECEVLVSEAAKEDITTNLEKSGKRSRGSMQVRKSKKNAKSVKKPKSDSISNSEEGRSPDLHGCCSEDDDSNASQELNGGGSSSLSLEDSTYLKLKGKKSTASRGSATDPQSVYARRRRERINERLKILQNLVPNGTKVDISTMLEEAVQYVKFLQLQIKLLSSDDLWMYAPIAYNGMNIGLDLNITPTKQP; encoded by the exons ATGGATCCTACTGACCAAATTTCTGAAGAATGGAGCTCTCTTAGTGGCTTTTGCACAGCTGAGGAAGCTGACTTCATGAGCCAGTTGCTGGGAAACTGCTCACTCCCTGAAAATCTCAGTGGAAATTTCCACTTGGGAATTCCATCTGCAACATGGCCTGGCCATGAATCAACAATAGTGACCGTGACAAGCATCAATGAAAGTCCATATTATCCTACAACCGCTGATAATAGTAACAGTAGTTATTTATGTTTTTCACAAGGAAGTAGCTCCACTTCTGATAGTAGCAATATATTTCCTACTACAAGTGGCAATAAACACTGTTTGAATGACCCAGTAGCCAACATTGGCTACATGTCCATGGGTTTTGCCAAGTTCAGCCCATATAATGTTCAAGGGAGTCACAACCAACAGATGAATGAAAACACTGATCAAGATTTAGGTCTAGAGGTTATTGCTGACAAGAATTCGCTGGATCATCAGGAATGTGAAGTACTAGTTTCTGAAGCAGCAAAAGAGGATATAACCACCAATCTGGAGAAGTCGGGAAAAAGATCAAGGGGCTCAATGCAG GTACGAAAGAGCAAGAAAAATGCTAAATCCGTGAAGAAACCAAAATCTGATTCTATAAGTAACTCTGAAGAGGGTAGAAGTCCTGATCTTCACGGTTGCTGCTCAGAGGATGATGACTCCAATGCTTCTCAGGAGCTAAATGGAGGAGGATCTTCAAGTTTGAGCCTGGAGGATTCTACATACCTTAAGTTGAAGGGGAAAAAATCAACAGCTAGTAGAGGTTCTGCTACTGATCCACAAAGTGTATATGCAAGG agaagaagagaaagaataAATGAAAGATTGAAAATCCTACAAAACCTTGTCCCCAATGGAACCAAG GTGGATATCAGCACCATGCTTGAGGAAGCTGTTCAATATGTGAAGTTTTTACAACTCCAAATTAAG CTTCTGAGCTCTGATGATCTTTGGATGTATGCTCCTATTGCTTACAATGGAATGAACATTGGACTAGACCTCAATATTACCCCAACCAAACAGCCATAA